The Reinekea forsetii genome contains the following window.
TCAATGCCTCTATTGTTGCGGCTCACCATCGGGTCCGAGATGCCCTGTTGAAGCGTCAGCGCGCTTTTGCTGAGTTGCCCGGACTGGTTGCTGATGGTCGCGATATGGGTACGGTGGTCTTCACCAAGGCGCCGCTCAAGATTTTTATGACCGCGACTGCCGACGAACGCGCCCAGCGCCGGGTTCGGCAGTTACAGGCCAAGGGCGATGTGGTCGAATTTGAGCGCGTTCTAACGGATATCGTTGAACGTGACGAACGGGATCAAAATCGGGCCATAGCGCCGTTGCGCCCGGCAGACGATGCTATTGTGCTCGATACCACCAATATGACGATTGTCGAAGTGGTTGACTATATCGAAAACGAGGCGCGCACACGCAACCTAGTCTAGGCTGGCTTGCGCTATTTCGCGACCATTCGACCAGAGTGGGCCGCACCCGTCATAGCCCCAAAGAACCAAGACGTTCTTGCCAAAAACCGGGGCACCGGGAAAAAACTCCCCGAAACATCGTTAAAAAGCTTGGGTTTTGCCTTTCGATCAGTATAATACGCCACCCTGATTTGAGCGTAAATGCATGGCATTGTCTCTCAGGTTTTATCCCCTTGAAACACCACATGGCCAGCAGCGTCGGTGTTTTCAGGTAATGTTGACAGACCCGCATTAGCTGGACTGCGGTAAAGTCGTAAATGAATTTATTTGCGGCGTTAAAGCTTAGGAACTTAATATAAATGACTGAATCTTTTGCTGATCTATTTGAAGAAAGCTTATTAACGATTGAAATGGAGCCAGGCTCCATTGTAACTGGTGTTGTAGTTGGCATCGACTCGGATTGGATTACTGTTCACGCAGGTCTTAAATCTGAGGGTGTGATCCCACGCGTTCAATTCTTAAATGATGCGGGCGAGTTGGAAATCCAAATCGGCGATGAAGTGCTGGTTGCGCTGGAAGCGGTTGAAGATGGTTTTGGTGAGACTCGTCTGTCTCGCGAAAAAGCCAAGCGCGCTGAAGCATGGGCTGAACTCGAAAAAGCATACGAAGCAAAAGAAGTGGTTATTGGTGTTATTAACGGTAAGGTCAAAGGTGGTTTCACCGTTGATGTTAAATCCGTTCGTGCATTCCTGCCAGGCTCTTTGGTTGATATCCGTCCAGTGCGTGACACCTTGCACTTGGAAGGCAAAGAACTGGAATTTAAAGTTATTAAGCTCGATCAACGTCGTAACAACGTAGTTGTATCACGTCGTGCCGTGCTCGAAGCGAGCAACAGCGCAGAACGTGAAGAATTGCTGGCTAACCTGCAAGAAGGTCAAGAAGTTAAGGGTATCGTTAAGAACCTGACCGATTACGGTGCTTTCGTTGACTTGGGTGGCGTAGACGGCCTGTTGCACATTACCGATATGGCCTGGAAGCGTATTAAGCATCCGAGCGAAATCGTGCAAGTGGGCGATGAGATTGACGTTAAAGTATTGAAGTTTGACCGCGAGCGTAACCGTGTATCTTTAGGCCTCAAGCAGTTGGGCGAAGATCCATGGGTTGATATCAAAGCGCGTTACCCAGAAGATGCTAAAGTTACTGCGAAGGTCACTAACCTGACCGATTACGGTTGCTTTGCTGAGCTGGAAGAAGGCGTTGAAGGCCTGGTTCACGTATCCGAAATGGATTGGACCAACAAGAATATCCACCCATCCAAAGTTGTTCAGGTTGGTGACGATATTGAAGTAATGGTACTGGACATCGATGAAGAACGTCGTCGTATCTCTTTGGGTATCAAGCAGACCGTGGTTAACCCATGGGAAGACTTCGGTAACCGTTTCAATAAGAGCGACAAGGTATCCGGTAAGATCAAGTCAATCACTGACTTCGGCATCTTCATCGGCTTGGAAGGCGGCATTGACGGTCTGGTACATTTGTCCGATATCAGCTGGCACGAATCTGGTGAAGAAGCCGTACGTAAGTACAAGAAAGGCGACGAGCTGGAAACGACCATCCTGTCTATCGACCCAGAACGCGAGCGTATCTCTTTAGGTATTAAGCAGCTGGATATGGATCCGTTTGCTGAATACGCTTCAGAGAACGACAAGGGCGCGATTGTTAACGGTATCGTTAAGGAAGTTGACGCTAAAGGCGCCATCATAACCCTGCAAGACGACATCGAAGGCATATTGAAGGCTTCTGAGATATCACGTGACAAGGTAGAAGATGCCCGGAACGTGTTGAAAGAAGGCGACGCCGTTGAAGCCAAGATCATCAGTGTTGACCGCAAAAACCGCGTCATCAGCCTGTCGATCAAAGCGAAAGACTTTGCTGACGAGAAAACAGCTGTTAAAGACCTGAAAGAGAAGACCATCGAAGCATCTGGCCCAACCAACATTGGTGACCTGATCAAGGCTAAACTCGAAGAAGGTAATAACTAAGAGCTTAACTCTGACCCGTCCTAATATATGTTGACGGTTTTTATTGAGCCAACTGAGCATCTCAGTTGGCTTTTTCATGCACGCTTGCTGGGGTTAGCATCCCCAAACTGCTGTGCGGTCGTTTGTGATTATACGCATCGATTGACTCTTTCACGACCTGCTCCAGCTCCTCTTTGTCTTTGTATTGATGGATTAAGAACTCGTGTTTTAGAATGCCGTTAATCCTCTCTGCCAACGCATTCTGGTAACAATCGTAGCCTGTGGTCATTGAAGGCGTGATACCTTGTGACGCCAAGCGTGATTGATACAGCTCAGAACAGTATTGTAGTCCTCGGTCCGAATGATGAATGGCCCGTTCTCTGCTCTGTCGTTCGATAAGCATTTGGTCTAATGCCTTTACCACGGATTTCGCTGACAGATCATCACTGACGTGATGACCTACAATCTTTCGAGAATACGCATCGGTCACCAACGAGAGGTAATGCACCCCCTCTCGACTTTCCAAGTATGTGATATCGCTCACATAGGCCTGCTCTGGTCGGTCAATGGCCATTCCCTGGTATAGGTTTGGGTATTTTCGCATCCAATGCTTACTGTGCGTGGTTTTACGGTACTGACGTGCCGGCATGATTAAGAGACGATGCTGCCTTAATAGCGTAAACAAACCATCCCGCCCCAGTTTAATCTGTTGCCGTTGGAGCTCTGGCTGCAAAAGGTGGTAGAGCTTCCGGCCACCTAAGCGCGGCAAGTCACGACGTATCGTATATACCCAGTCCAGTACGGGTGATAGCGCCGTTGATTTTTGGCGTTTTCGAGCAAGCTCTTGATACATGGCTTGTCGAGAAATACCTATCAAACGACAGCTTCGAGCCAGTGTCATTCGTCCTCTTGCTTGAGCTTCTCGGGCAACAACTCTAAGAACTTTTTTCGGAAAGAGGTCCCCTTAATCTGGTCGACTCGCTTGATCGTTTCATCCATCAGGTAAATGTAATCTTCTTTGTCTTCGAGGGCTTTCTCGAGCCGTTTAATTTTTTGTTCTGGGGTTTCTTTATTCATGAGGGGTTTTACACGTTGAGAGGTCCAGTCCAAGGTACCATGCTTACGAAGCCACACCAAAACGGTTGATCGGCCTTGAATGCCGTAGCGCTTTTGAGCCTGTTTGTAGGTGAGTTCGCCTTTTTCAACTTGGTCGACCACTGACAATTTAAAGGCCAGGGTGTAATCACGCTGAGTGCGCTTTCGGCCTGTGTTAGAACAGGATTCCATAAATAAGTCTCCAAGGTGTCAACTTATTTCAGGACGGGTCACTCTTAGATAAAAAAGCCGGCCTTGAGCCGGCTTTTTTTATGCCTGCACGAAATGCCCCACCACCACGGCTAACCTTGCCTAATTCGACGCTTATGCCGGGCTGATTTCAGAGCCTGGTAAAAGCCGGGTCGGATTGCCCAAAATGACAAAAAATCGTTTAAAAATAATTACTTGTGTTATCTCGGCCGCTGCTTTAGTCTAAATATTAAGCGATTATTAGATGCCGCATTGGGGGGATTCAGGTGTGACCAAGTCCGAACTGATTGAAAGGATAGTTGACCGTCAAGGTCAGTTATCAGTGCGTGACGTTGAACTGGCCATTAAAACGATGTTAGACCATATGGCACAGGCCTTAGCGGCCGGCGAACGTATTGAAATTCGTGGCTTTGGCAGTTTCTCGCTGCATTATCGTTCGCCCAGAGTCGGCCGCAACCCGAAAACCGGTGAATCGGTTGAATTGGAGGGTAAATTTGTACCCCATTTCAAGCCGGGCAAAGAATTACGTGAGTCGGTGAACGATAGCCTAGACGAATAAGTCGCTCTCGAGCGCTCAACAGGAGTTATTGTAGCTTTGGGTGTTATTAAATTTGTTGGAGTGTTGTTGGTTTTAGTGGCGGGTTGGTTGGTCGGCTGGGCCAATAGTGCCCCCCTTGTCTTTGGCTTTGCCGCCTGGACCTTACCGGCTGTGCCGGCCTTTGTTATCTATTTTACCTTTCTGATCACAGGTCTTTTCTTAGGGTTGGTCCTAGGGCGCTTGGTCGGAAAACGCTGAGCGCATTCATGGTTACCTGGTTAAATCTGTTCCGTAAATTTTTGCCTGCCCGCTTTGCCGGACGTCGCTTTATTTTGGGCGACTACCACTTCGACCTGACCTCGTTCGAAGGTGATGTGGCCGATTGGCTCAATAAATTTCCCATAAGTGCGGCAAACGTCGAAATATATCTCGCGCTGGCGGAGCTGTTCCGGCGTCGCGGCGAGTTTGACAAGGCCGTATCGGTGCATGAAGCCATCGCTGAGGCCGAAATAGCCGGCCACAGCTCGGCCGAGCTGAGTTTAGAGATTGCACAAGACTACTACGCCGCAGGGGTCCTAGGGCACGCAGAAGAGGTTTTGCGGCGGGCGTTAGTGGATGCCGATGAGGATCACTCTCGGCAAGCTTTCCGGCTCTGGTTGGCGATACTGGAAAGCGAGCAAGATTGGCACCGTGCCGTGGAGTTGGTCGAGCAGTATGGCTTGCCAGGCTCTGGTGGGGTGCGCCTGGTCAACCTCTATTGTGAATATGTGCTGCAAGTGCAAACCACTCTGGCACCTGCCCTGGTGCAAAAAGTACTGAAGAAGGCGCGCAAACTCGCCGTTGGCGCGCGCGTCGATCTGCTCGGGGCCCAAATCGCCACCGAGGAGCAACGTTTTACCGCCGCAATCCGGTCATACAAGCGGTTGTTGCGCAATGACCCCCGCCGCGTGCACCTGGCCCTGTCGCCCTTGCTGGCGCTCGTGCAGCGAGAAGGGCAGCAGGCGAGCCTGCTCACCTTCTTACAGCGGCTCTACCCAGACCATCCATCGGTGCGCATCCTGGAGGCGATCGTTGAGCTGCATCAGTCCAGCGGCACGGCATTGACACCCAAATGGCAAAAGCAACTCGAGCTGCAGGTTATGTCGGGTGATTCCTATCCATTGACCCTCTATTGGCTCAACCAGCAGCAGACGTTATCGGCATCGGTGATGGCGGTCTTGAGTCCGGCGTTACAGCGTCAGTCGTTAGCGGAATCGGACGTGCACCAGTGCACCGAGTGCGGATTCCAATCCGAACCGATGCGCTGGCAGTGCCCGCAGTGCGAATCGTGGGAGACGCTCTGTTCGCGATATGAATCAAAAATTGTACAGGAGCAAAAGAAAGTTGGTTAATTCATTGATTTGTATAAGAAAAATGTTGCATTGAAAAATATAATCGTTAATATAGCGCTCGTTCTTCAGCTACGCAGTGTCCCGTTCGTCTAGTGGCCTAGGACACCGCCCTTTCACGGCGGTAACAGGGGTTCGAGTCCCCTACGGGATGCCATTTCACTGTTTCAGTGATACGTACAGAGAACAACGAGTCAAACGGTGAAAGCGTTGATTCAAACTAGCGGGAATAGCTCAGTGGTAGAGCACAACCTTGCCAAGGTTGGGGTCGGGAGTTCGAATCTCCTTTCCCGCTCCATATTTTAAGAAGCAGCCTTAGGGCTGCTTTTTTTCGTTTGGGGAAAATACATCCCAATCGTTCGTCCGTTGGTACCATCCTCCTCCGTCTCCCTCCTCAGTACTTCAATCACCCTAGTGCTAAGTATGATGAAAACCCTGAATCAAACTAAGCAGTGTTCAACCTCGCTGTAATTGCCGATTTGATTGCTGTTCGAAAAAATATTTTTTGATATAAAAACGATTGGATACGATTCACTCGGTACCCGGATAGGGTGTTAGTGAAGCAATGTCGAATTTAATATTGGCCTCTATAGTCTAAGCGCTAATCGGATTTATCGCTCCCTATGCGGTTGCATAGTGCCCGGCGTCAAAGCCAATATTCAATACTATTCTAATATTTCATACCCGTTTAGTTTGTTTGGTTTTTCCGACGACAATAATTTTTCAAAAAAATAAATTGCCTAAAAATATTTTTTTGGTAATGTTATTTCCAAGAGAAGCGGAAGCGCTTCAAGCTAGACAGTAGGAATTGTCTTGTGCCCTAGCAATAAAAAGGATTTTGTATGACCAGTTATGTGGCCAATCCACCCGACGATGCAGCGGAGCCAACAGAAGCCCGTCATGGCCTGTTCCGCAAGCAGGCGGTGGACAAACAGCAAGACCGCTTACTGGGCGAGGTACTGGTTGTGCCACCCCTGTCCTATTCGTTAATAACCCTTGTTATTCTGATTTTCGTCACTGCCGCCGCTGTGCTGCTGGTGCAGGGCAGCTACGCCCGGAAAGAAACGGTGCAGGGTTTTTTAGTACCAGATCAGGGCGTGATCAAGGTATACGCCTCGACCACCGGTATAGTGCGCCAGCTGTTCGTACAGGACCGAAGCCTGGTGGTTGAGGGCCAGCCCCTGTTTATGATCAATGGCGACCGCATACTCGCCA
Protein-coding sequences here:
- the ihfB gene encoding integration host factor subunit beta, producing the protein MTKSELIERIVDRQGQLSVRDVELAIKTMLDHMAQALAAGERIEIRGFGSFSLHYRSPRVGRNPKTGESVELEGKFVPHFKPGKELRESVNDSLDE
- the cmk gene encoding (d)CMP kinase, producing the protein MNTETPVITLDGPGGAGKGTVSMLLAGRLGWHFLDSGALYRLTALAASNHGIELSQDSAVAVIAEHLDVRFDQDVNGTQIMLEDERVTENIREEQVGINASIVAAHHRVRDALLKRQRAFAELPGLVADGRDMGTVVFTKAPLKIFMTATADERAQRRVRQLQAKGDVVEFERVLTDIVERDERDQNRAIAPLRPADDAIVLDTTNMTIVEVVDYIENEARTRNLV
- a CDS encoding IS3 family transposase (programmed frameshift); amino-acid sequence: MESCSNTGRKRTQRDYTLAFKLSVVDQVEKGELTYKQAQKRYGIQGRSTVLVWLRKHGTLDWTSQRVKPLMNKETPEQKIKRLEKALEDKEDYIYLMDETIKRVDQIKGTSFPKKVLRVVAREAQARGRMTLARSCRLIGISRQAMYQELARKRQKSTALSPVLDWVYTIRRDLPRLGGRKLYHLLQPELQRQQIKLGRDGLFTLLRQHRLLIMPARQYRKTTHSKHWMRKYPNLYQGMAIDRPEQAYVSDITYLESREGVHYLSLVTDAYSRKIVGHHVSDDLSAKSVVKALDQMLIERQSRERAIHHSDRGLQYCSELYQSRLASQGITPSMTTGYDCYQNALAERINGILKHEFLIHQYKDKEELEQVVKESIDAYNHKRPHSSLGMLTPASVHEKAN
- a CDS encoding tetratricopeptide repeat protein; translated protein: MVTWLNLFRKFLPARFAGRRFILGDYHFDLTSFEGDVADWLNKFPISAANVEIYLALAELFRRRGEFDKAVSVHEAIAEAEIAGHSSAELSLEIAQDYYAAGVLGHAEEVLRRALVDADEDHSRQAFRLWLAILESEQDWHRAVELVEQYGLPGSGGVRLVNLYCEYVLQVQTTLAPALVQKVLKKARKLAVGARVDLLGAQIATEEQRFTAAIRSYKRLLRNDPRRVHLALSPLLALVQREGQQASLLTFLQRLYPDHPSVRILEAIVELHQSSGTALTPKWQKQLELQVMSGDSYPLTLYWLNQQQTLSASVMAVLSPALQRQSLAESDVHQCTECGFQSEPMRWQCPQCESWETLCSRYESKIVQEQKKVG
- the rpsA gene encoding 30S ribosomal protein S1; translated protein: MTESFADLFEESLLTIEMEPGSIVTGVVVGIDSDWITVHAGLKSEGVIPRVQFLNDAGELEIQIGDEVLVALEAVEDGFGETRLSREKAKRAEAWAELEKAYEAKEVVIGVINGKVKGGFTVDVKSVRAFLPGSLVDIRPVRDTLHLEGKELEFKVIKLDQRRNNVVVSRRAVLEASNSAEREELLANLQEGQEVKGIVKNLTDYGAFVDLGGVDGLLHITDMAWKRIKHPSEIVQVGDEIDVKVLKFDRERNRVSLGLKQLGEDPWVDIKARYPEDAKVTAKVTNLTDYGCFAELEEGVEGLVHVSEMDWTNKNIHPSKVVQVGDDIEVMVLDIDEERRRISLGIKQTVVNPWEDFGNRFNKSDKVSGKIKSITDFGIFIGLEGGIDGLVHLSDISWHESGEEAVRKYKKGDELETTILSIDPERERISLGIKQLDMDPFAEYASENDKGAIVNGIVKEVDAKGAIITLQDDIEGILKASEISRDKVEDARNVLKEGDAVEAKIISVDRKNRVISLSIKAKDFADEKTAVKDLKEKTIEASGPTNIGDLIKAKLEEGNN